The proteins below come from a single Flavobacterium lindanitolerans genomic window:
- a CDS encoding RNA polymerase sigma factor translates to MEDSQLLHNLFRTEYRKLVSVLCYLFGIKHIEIAEDIVSDTFLAATETWSLKGIPDNPTAWLYTVAKNKTKNHLKRNVFFEQKLSPEFKYAAQKSEEIVIDLSARNIADSQLAMIFTVCDPCISTESQVALALNLLCGFGIQEIADAFLTNKEVIYKRINRAKEKLKAENIKIQQPTILEINDRLEPVLTTLYLLFSEGYYSSSQNTILRKDLCAEAMRLVHLLMENKATNKPSVNALFSLMSFHSSRFDARTNEKGEIVLYDDQDETKWNQELIIQGTYFLNQASTGDRITRYHLEAGIAYWHTQKEDTDEKWDNILQLYNSLLILEYSPIAALNRTFALAKVHGKEKAIQEAEKLNLKDNHFYFSLLGHLYTDFDNQTALAHFNTAFKLAKLETDRKTITENIKKLVY, encoded by the coding sequence ATGGAAGACAGCCAACTGTTGCACAATTTATTCAGGACAGAGTATCGGAAATTGGTTTCGGTACTCTGTTACCTGTTTGGCATTAAACACATAGAAATTGCAGAAGATATTGTTAGCGATACATTTCTTGCTGCTACAGAAACATGGAGTTTAAAAGGCATACCGGATAATCCAACGGCATGGTTGTATACCGTCGCCAAAAATAAAACCAAAAACCATCTTAAACGTAATGTCTTCTTTGAGCAGAAATTATCCCCCGAGTTTAAATATGCTGCCCAGAAATCGGAAGAAATAGTAATAGACTTATCTGCCAGAAATATTGCAGATAGCCAGTTAGCCATGATTTTCACGGTCTGTGACCCATGTATTTCGACAGAATCGCAGGTGGCTTTGGCTTTGAATCTGCTTTGTGGTTTCGGAATTCAGGAAATTGCTGATGCTTTTTTGACGAACAAAGAAGTCATTTACAAAAGAATCAACCGAGCCAAGGAAAAGCTGAAAGCAGAAAACATAAAAATACAACAGCCTACTATACTGGAGATCAATGACAGGCTGGAACCGGTTCTCACAACCTTATACCTGTTGTTTTCGGAAGGATATTATTCTTCTTCACAAAATACCATCTTGCGAAAAGATCTTTGTGCCGAAGCCATGCGGCTGGTGCATCTGCTAATGGAGAACAAAGCGACCAATAAGCCATCCGTAAATGCGCTATTTTCCCTAATGAGCTTCCATTCGTCACGATTTGATGCCAGAACCAATGAAAAGGGCGAAATCGTCTTATATGACGACCAGGACGAAACAAAATGGAACCAGGAATTAATTATCCAGGGAACCTATTTCTTAAACCAGGCGTCAACCGGAGACAGAATAACGAGGTATCATCTTGAAGCCGGAATTGCCTATTGGCATACGCAGAAAGAAGACACCGATGAAAAGTGGGACAATATTCTCCAACTTTACAACAGTCTGCTCATATTAGAATATTCACCAATTGCAGCACTCAACCGTACTTTTGCATTAGCCAAAGTTCATGGTAAAGAAAAGGCAATTCAGGAAGCAGAAAAGCTAAATTTAAAAGATAACCATTTTTACTTTTCACTGTTAGGACATCTGTATACTGATTTTGACAACCAAACAGCGTTGGCACATTTTAATACTGCTTTCAAATTGGCAAAATTGGAAACAGACAGAAAAACCATTACAGAAAATATTAAAAAACTTGTTTATTAG
- a CDS encoding carboxymuconolactone decarboxylase family protein, translated as MEQRINIHVKGQEAMKTLFGIGAYLKKSPVELALLELVYFRVSQINGCAYCLDMHSKDARAKGETEQRLYGLSAWREAPYYTERERAAFAWAEALTKCEVSDAVYAEAASQFSEQELIDLTLAITTINTWNRINIAFPHAIGTYKVGQFG; from the coding sequence ATGGAACAAAGAATCAACATTCATGTAAAAGGACAGGAAGCCATGAAAACACTTTTCGGGATTGGGGCCTACCTGAAAAAATCACCAGTAGAATTGGCACTTTTAGAATTGGTTTATTTTCGTGTATCTCAAATTAACGGTTGTGCCTATTGTTTGGATATGCATTCAAAAGATGCCCGTGCCAAAGGCGAAACAGAACAGCGTTTATATGGTTTGAGTGCCTGGAGAGAAGCACCTTACTACACCGAAAGAGAAAGAGCCGCATTTGCCTGGGCAGAAGCACTGACTAAATGTGAAGTTAGTGATGCCGTCTATGCAGAAGCAGCATCGCAATTTTCGGAACAGGAATTAATTGATCTGACTTTGGCAATTACGACCATCAATACTTGGAACCGAATCAACATTGCTTTTCCTCATGCAATCGGAACCTATAAAGTTGGCCAGTTTGGCTGA
- a CDS encoding APC family permease has product MKDQQEDNHLKRELGLLDGTMLVVGSMIGSGIFIVSADIARQVGSAGWLTLIWIISGLITVIAAVSYGELSSMFPKAGGQYVYLKEAYNKLIAFLYGWSFFAVIQTGTIAAVGVAFSKFAAYLYEPLSDENILFTIGSFKLNAAQIVSIITIILLTYINSRGVKNSKTLQTVLTIIKILSLLGLVVFGLFMAAKADIWNANWADAWNTKSYNADTKSWLPISGTALITGISAAMVGSLFSSDAWNGVTFIAGEMKNPKRNVGLSLFLGTFIVTVLYILANLMYLAVVPFEEIALAKSDRVAVVASNYIFGNIGTLIIAIMIMISTFACNNGLIMAGARVYYTMAKDGLFFKKAAALNTASVPAWALWAQCIWTSVLCLTGKYGALLDYVMIIVIIFYILTIYGIFILRKKMPDAERPYKAFGYPVLPILYIITASALCISLLITRLETCGWGVAIMLAGIPVYYFTKPKSEENQS; this is encoded by the coding sequence ATGAAAGACCAACAAGAAGACAATCATTTAAAGCGTGAATTAGGATTATTGGATGGAACGATGCTCGTTGTGGGTTCCATGATTGGTTCCGGAATTTTTATTGTGAGTGCCGATATTGCCAGACAGGTCGGTTCTGCCGGATGGCTGACGCTAATCTGGATCATTTCCGGATTGATAACCGTTATTGCCGCAGTGAGTTACGGAGAGTTGAGCTCCATGTTCCCAAAAGCGGGCGGACAATATGTTTATCTTAAAGAAGCTTACAACAAACTGATTGCTTTTTTATATGGTTGGAGCTTTTTTGCCGTTATACAAACCGGCACGATTGCAGCGGTTGGTGTTGCCTTTTCAAAATTCGCGGCTTATTTGTATGAGCCTTTGAGCGATGAAAATATTTTATTTACGATTGGTTCTTTTAAATTAAATGCGGCACAGATTGTTTCTATCATTACGATTATACTGCTGACCTATATCAACAGCCGCGGTGTTAAAAACAGCAAAACGCTTCAGACTGTTTTGACTATTATTAAAATTCTTTCGCTTCTTGGCCTTGTTGTTTTTGGATTGTTTATGGCTGCAAAAGCAGATATCTGGAATGCCAATTGGGCAGATGCCTGGAATACAAAATCCTATAATGCCGATACCAAATCATGGTTGCCTATTAGCGGTACGGCATTGATAACCGGAATTTCAGCCGCTATGGTGGGTTCGTTATTTTCCAGTGATGCCTGGAATGGCGTGACTTTTATTGCCGGAGAAATGAAGAATCCAAAACGTAATGTGGGATTGAGTTTATTTTTGGGAACTTTTATTGTGACTGTTCTTTATATCCTTGCCAACCTGATGTATCTGGCTGTTGTGCCGTTTGAAGAAATTGCTCTTGCCAAATCAGACCGGGTGGCTGTAGTTGCCTCCAACTATATTTTCGGTAATATTGGTACTTTGATTATTGCCATTATGATTATGATTTCCACTTTTGCCTGCAACAATGGGCTGATTATGGCCGGAGCAAGAGTGTATTACACAATGGCAAAAGACGGATTGTTTTTCAAAAAAGCTGCCGCACTCAATACCGCCAGCGTTCCGGCCTGGGCTTTATGGGCACAATGCATCTGGACTTCGGTTTTATGCCTTACCGGAAAATACGGAGCCCTGCTGGATTATGTGATGATTATTGTTATTATCTTTTACATTTTGACCATTTACGGCATATTTATACTTCGAAAAAAAATGCCTGATGCTGAACGCCCTTATAAAGCTTTTGGCTATCCTGTACTACCAATACTTTATATCATTACTGCTTCTGCCTTGTGTATTTCGCTTTTGATTACAAGACTTGAAACGTGTGGCTGGGGAGTTGCCATTATGCTGGCAGGAATTCCTGTTTATTATTTTACAAAGCCCAAATCTGAGGAGAATCAATCCTAA
- a CDS encoding cytochrome c oxidase subunit II, which yields MTSLLVIIVLVLLAVAIWQLTKIFDLTQIGGLSDNSQVANDRDNNINGYMMFAFLGFIYVTTIYCIIKFGHFPLMSNSASEHGQDVDNLMWISMILIFTVQFITQALLHYFAFKYRGKQGKKALYFADNDKLEFIWTIIPVIVLAGLILYGLYAWTNIMFVDEDEDVIVVELYAKQFSWEARYAGEDNVLGKANVRYIEGVNTLGVDVSDPNAQDDKVVTELHLPKGKKVLFKMRSQDVLHSAYMPHFRAQMNCVPGMVTQFAFVPTKTTAEMRQHPDIVEKVAHINELRAKKSVELVKKGEQGLDPYNFDFLLLCNKICGPSHYNMQMKIVVESEADFKKWLSDKPTLVSAVKAEKEPKAEEGAAAPADTTKAPVADTTKVVAAN from the coding sequence ATGACAAGTTTGTTGGTAATTATAGTTTTAGTTTTATTAGCTGTTGCGATTTGGCAATTAACTAAAATTTTCGATTTGACTCAAATTGGCGGTCTAAGTGATAACTCACAAGTTGCCAATGACAGAGACAATAATATTAATGGATATATGATGTTTGCCTTTCTGGGTTTCATATATGTTACGACAATTTATTGCATAATTAAATTTGGTCACTTCCCATTAATGAGCAACTCTGCTTCTGAACACGGGCAGGATGTAGATAACCTGATGTGGATTTCGATGATTTTGATCTTCACTGTTCAATTCATTACTCAGGCTCTTTTGCACTACTTCGCATTCAAATACAGAGGTAAGCAGGGAAAAAAGGCATTATACTTTGCAGATAATGATAAATTAGAGTTCATATGGACTATTATTCCGGTAATCGTATTGGCTGGTTTAATCTTATACGGATTGTATGCATGGACAAACATTATGTTTGTTGACGAAGATGAAGATGTTATCGTAGTTGAACTATATGCAAAACAATTCTCATGGGAAGCCAGATATGCAGGTGAAGATAACGTGCTTGGAAAAGCAAACGTAAGATATATTGAAGGAGTTAACACTTTAGGTGTTGATGTGTCTGACCCTAATGCTCAGGATGACAAAGTAGTAACAGAGTTACACTTGCCAAAAGGTAAAAAAGTATTGTTCAAGATGCGTTCTCAGGACGTGTTGCACTCTGCTTACATGCCACACTTTAGAGCTCAGATGAACTGTGTTCCTGGTATGGTTACTCAGTTTGCATTTGTTCCTACTAAGACTACGGCTGAAATGCGTCAGCATCCGGATATTGTTGAAAAAGTAGCACACATCAACGAGCTAAGAGCTAAGAAGAGCGTTGAATTAGTGAAAAAAGGGGAGCAGGGATTAGATCCTTACAATTTTGATTTCCTATTGCTATGCAACAAAATTTGCGGACCTTCTCACTACAACATGCAAATGAAGATTGTTGTAGAAAGTGAAGCTGATTTCAAAAAATGGTTAAGCGACAAGCCAACATTGGTTTCTGCAGTTAAAGCTGAAAAAGAGCCTAAAGCAGAAGAAGGTGCAGCAGCACCGGCAGATACGACAAAAGCTCCAGTAGCAGATACAACTAAAGTTGTAGCAGCCAATTAA
- a CDS encoding quinol:cytochrome C oxidoreductase: MYTFSSKLKTFSIILMVVGILGVGYSFLTAPKNTAEVEEILKKEAEEHGGHGGHHEAVAGHDKHEAHGTATEAHETVAAAEAKPEASMADSVHVDTISVTKDTAHAVAATEEHHDDHAAVAAHGHDKAEGGHDDAHAAEHAKHVEHVFHQLKNKPWAAVYVAALFFMLISLGALAFYAIQQVAQAGWSPVLFRVMQGITAYLPWGSIIVFVLLALGAFHVHHLFVWMDPKLVDPTSPDFDKLIANKSGYLNEYFWLIRAAVFIIGWNLYRYFSRKNCLAQDQASDNAFYKKNFKISAGFLVFFIVTESIMSWDWIMSVDPHWFSTLFGWYVFASFFVSGITVIAMVTLYLKSRGYLEYVNTSHIHDLAKFMFGISVFWTYLWFSQFMLIWYANIPEEVTYFITRIEQYNLPFFGMVAMNFLFPVLILINTDFKRLTWIVVMAGVVILAGHYIDFYNMIMPATVGDRWFIGAGEIGAIFFFLGLFIFVVFTALSKSPLLAKRNPFIEESKHFHY, translated from the coding sequence ATGTACACATTTTCAAGCAAATTAAAAACCTTTTCTATTATCCTTATGGTTGTAGGTATCCTTGGGGTAGGATATAGTTTTTTAACTGCACCAAAAAATACAGCTGAAGTAGAGGAAATCCTTAAGAAAGAAGCAGAAGAGCACGGCGGACATGGCGGACATCATGAAGCAGTGGCTGGCCATGACAAGCACGAAGCTCATGGAACTGCTACAGAAGCTCATGAGACAGTAGCAGCCGCAGAAGCTAAACCTGAAGCTTCAATGGCAGATTCAGTTCATGTAGATACAATTTCAGTTACTAAAGATACAGCTCACGCAGTTGCAGCAACAGAAGAACACCATGATGATCATGCTGCTGTTGCGGCTCACGGTCATGACAAAGCAGAAGGCGGTCATGATGATGCTCATGCAGCAGAACACGCAAAACACGTAGAGCACGTTTTCCACCAATTAAAAAACAAGCCTTGGGCAGCCGTTTATGTAGCAGCATTGTTTTTCATGTTGATTTCATTAGGTGCATTAGCATTCTACGCAATCCAACAAGTTGCTCAGGCAGGATGGTCTCCGGTTTTATTTAGAGTAATGCAGGGAATCACGGCTTATTTGCCTTGGGGTTCTATTATTGTATTTGTTCTTTTGGCACTTGGAGCTTTCCACGTACACCACTTGTTCGTATGGATGGATCCAAAATTAGTGGACCCTACAAGTCCAGATTTTGACAAATTGATTGCAAACAAATCAGGCTACCTAAACGAATATTTCTGGTTAATCAGAGCAGCTGTTTTCATCATCGGATGGAACCTTTACAGATATTTCTCAAGAAAGAACTGTTTGGCTCAGGATCAGGCAAGCGACAACGCTTTCTACAAAAAGAACTTCAAAATATCAGCAGGATTCCTGGTATTCTTTATCGTAACAGAATCTATCATGTCCTGGGACTGGATTATGTCTGTTGACCCTCACTGGTTCAGTACATTGTTCGGATGGTACGTTTTCGCAAGTTTCTTCGTAAGCGGTATTACAGTAATCGCTATGGTTACATTGTACCTGAAATCAAGAGGATACTTGGAATATGTAAACACAAGCCATATCCACGATTTAGCTAAATTCATGTTTGGTATCAGTGTATTCTGGACTTACTTATGGTTCTCACAATTCATGTTGATCTGGTATGCGAATATTCCTGAAGAAGTAACTTACTTCATTACAAGAATCGAGCAATACAACCTGCCTTTCTTTGGAATGGTTGCCATGAACTTCCTTTTCCCGGTATTGATTTTGATTAATACAGACTTCAAACGTTTGACCTGGATTGTTGTTATGGCTGGTGTTGTTATCCTGGCAGGTCACTACATTGATTTTTATAATATGATTATGCCGGCTACTGTAGGTGACCGTTGGTTCATTGGTGCAGGTGAAATTGGAGCGATATTCTTCTTCCTTGGGTTATTTATCTTCGTAGTCTTTACAGCGCTATCTAAATCTCCTCTATTGGCTAAGAGAAATCCATTTATTGAGGAAAGTAAACATTTTCATTATTAA
- the ruvB gene encoding Holliday junction branch migration DNA helicase RuvB, protein MNANLDPTSNNYNSEELDFEKRLRPLSFDDFTGQDQVLENLKVFVQAANLRNEALDHTLFHGPPGLGKTTLANILANELGAGIKITSGPVLDKPGDLAGLLTNLEERDVLFIDEIHRLSPIVEEYLYSAMEDFKIDIMIESGPNARTVQLNLNPFTLVGATTRSGLLTAPMRARFGIQSRLQYYTTELLTSIVERSSAILKMPITMEAAIEIAGRSRGTPRIANALLRRVRDFAQIKGNGKIDIEIAKFSLKALHVDAHGLDEMDNKILTTIIDKFKGGPVGLSTLATAVSESGETIEEVYEPFLIQEGFIIRTPRGREVTEKAYKHLGKIRTNIQGGLF, encoded by the coding sequence ATGAATGCAAATCTAGATCCAACAAGCAACAATTACAATTCAGAAGAACTTGATTTTGAAAAAAGATTAAGGCCTTTGTCCTTTGATGATTTCACAGGGCAAGATCAGGTATTGGAGAATCTGAAAGTATTTGTCCAGGCAGCTAATCTTAGGAACGAAGCATTAGACCATACGTTGTTTCACGGACCTCCGGGTCTGGGAAAGACGACGCTTGCCAATATTTTGGCAAACGAATTGGGTGCCGGTATCAAGATTACATCTGGTCCTGTTTTGGATAAACCCGGAGATTTGGCGGGACTGCTCACCAATCTTGAAGAACGCGATGTGCTTTTTATTGATGAAATCCACCGTTTGAGTCCTATTGTGGAAGAATATTTATATTCTGCAATGGAAGATTTCAAAATTGACATCATGATAGAATCAGGTCCAAACGCCAGAACTGTCCAATTAAATCTGAATCCGTTTACACTTGTTGGGGCTACCACACGATCCGGATTACTGACAGCACCTATGCGTGCCCGTTTCGGAATCCAGAGTCGCTTGCAATATTACACGACAGAACTTCTGACTTCAATAGTTGAACGCAGCTCGGCAATCTTAAAAATGCCAATTACAATGGAAGCAGCGATCGAAATTGCTGGAAGAAGCCGTGGAACTCCTAGAATTGCCAACGCATTATTACGAAGAGTACGTGATTTTGCCCAAATCAAAGGAAATGGGAAGATTGACATAGAAATTGCAAAGTTTTCATTGAAAGCCTTGCATGTCGATGCCCATGGATTGGACGAAATGGACAACAAAATCCTGACAACAATTATCGATAAGTTTAAAGGAGGGCCGGTAGGATTATCGACCTTGGCAACAGCAGTTTCAGAAAGCGGCGAAACGATTGAAGAAGTCTACGAACCGTTTTTGATTCAGGAAGGTTTTATTATAAGAACCCCTAGAGGAAGAGAAGTTACTGAAAAAGCCTATAAGCATTTAGGGAAAATCAGGACAAATATCCAGGGAGGGCTTTTTTAA
- a CDS encoding YciI family protein yields the protein MNEFALIIRRDMISKDATPSPEQMQAAIKPFQDWIGGIAAQNKLVAPPKRWDSDGRVVKEDNVVTNGPYVEIKESVGGLFLIRAENYEEAVEIAKGCPILKWGASVEVRMAVPTE from the coding sequence ATGAACGAGTTCGCATTAATAATCCGCAGAGATATGATCAGTAAGGATGCAACACCATCACCGGAACAAATGCAGGCAGCAATCAAACCATTCCAGGATTGGATTGGCGGTATAGCGGCCCAAAACAAATTAGTTGCGCCACCCAAAAGATGGGATTCAGACGGTAGGGTTGTAAAAGAAGATAATGTCGTGACAAACGGACCTTATGTCGAGATAAAAGAATCGGTAGGAGGTTTGTTCTTAATCAGGGCAGAGAATTATGAGGAAGCCGTTGAAATTGCCAAAGGATGTCCTATTTTAAAATGGGGTGCCAGTGTTGAAGTGAGAATGGCTGTTCCAACTGAGTAG
- a CDS encoding GNAT family N-acetyltransferase, which translates to MSDKYADIPLVQNQDKRRFEMEVENHIAFIEYIINKDNIMYLTHTEVPKALEGKGVGGSMVEKALNFIKDNGYTLAPLCPFVAAYLKRHPEWQSILAKGYNVG; encoded by the coding sequence ATGAGCGATAAATATGCTGACATTCCATTGGTTCAAAATCAGGACAAGAGAAGATTCGAAATGGAAGTTGAAAATCATATAGCCTTTATTGAATACATCATCAACAAAGACAATATCATGTATCTTACACATACCGAAGTGCCAAAAGCTTTGGAAGGTAAAGGCGTAGGAGGAAGCATGGTTGAGAAAGCCCTGAATTTCATTAAGGATAACGGATATACTTTAGCGCCACTTTGCCCGTTTGTTGCGGCCTATCTGAAAAGGCATCCGGAATGGCAATCTATTTTGGCCAAAGGCTATAATGTAGGGTAA
- a CDS encoding cytochrome c oxidase subunit I, with protein MSAVGHDIDHGHDHEHEHHHKDTFITKYIFSIDHKMIAKQYLITGIIMGIIGVGMSMLFRMQLAWPEESFGVFKFFLGEKFAPGGVMRNDAYLALVTIHGTIMVFFVLTAGLSGTFSNLLIPLQIGARDMASGFMNMISYWLFFLSSLIMVISLFVESGPASAGWTIYPPLSALPQAIPGSGTGMTLWLVSMAIFIASSLMGSLNYVVTVINLRTKGMSMTRLPLTIWAFFITAIIGIVSFPVLLSAALLLIFDRSFGTSFFLSDIYIAGEVLHYQGGSPVLFEHLFWFLGHPEVYIVLLPALGITSEIIATNSRKPIFGYRAMIASILAIAFLSTIVWGHHMFISGMNPFLGSVFTFTTLLIAIPSAVKAFNYITTLWKGNLQMNPAMLFSIGLVSTFITGGLTGIILGDSTLDINVHDTYFVVAHFHLVMGISALYGMFAGIYHWFPRMFGRMLNKNLGYIHFWVTAICAYGVFFPMHFIGMAGLPRRYYTNTAFPLFDDLQNVNVLITVFALVGGAFQLVFLWNFFVSIFYGKKAVQNPWRSNTLEWTAPVEHIHGNWPGELPEVHRWPYDYSKPGFDDDFVPQTVPMKEGEEELHHS; from the coding sequence ATGTCAGCAGTAGGTCACGATATCGATCACGGACACGATCACGAACACGAACACCACCATAAAGATACCTTCATCACGAAGTATATCTTTAGTATCGATCACAAGATGATTGCCAAGCAGTATTTGATTACAGGTATCATCATGGGTATTATTGGTGTGGGAATGTCAATGCTTTTCAGAATGCAATTGGCCTGGCCAGAAGAATCTTTTGGCGTGTTCAAATTTTTCCTTGGAGAGAAATTCGCTCCGGGAGGAGTAATGCGAAACGATGCTTACCTTGCTTTGGTTACAATTCACGGAACAATCATGGTATTCTTCGTTTTGACTGCCGGATTGAGCGGTACCTTCAGTAACCTCTTGATTCCATTGCAGATTGGTGCACGTGATATGGCTTCCGGATTTATGAACATGATTTCATACTGGTTGTTCTTCCTTTCAAGTTTGATTATGGTTATTTCTCTTTTCGTAGAGTCAGGACCAGCATCTGCAGGTTGGACAATTTATCCTCCTCTTTCTGCATTACCTCAGGCAATTCCAGGTTCAGGTACAGGTATGACATTATGGTTAGTATCTATGGCTATTTTCATCGCTTCTTCTTTGATGGGATCGTTGAACTACGTAGTAACTGTTATCAACTTAAGAACTAAAGGGATGTCAATGACAAGATTGCCACTTACAATCTGGGCTTTCTTTATTACTGCTATCATTGGTATCGTATCTTTCCCGGTTCTTTTATCAGCTGCATTATTATTGATTTTCGATAGAAGCTTTGGTACTTCATTCTTCCTTTCCGATATCTATATCGCTGGAGAAGTATTACACTACCAGGGAGGTTCTCCGGTATTGTTCGAGCACTTGTTCTGGTTCTTAGGACACCCTGAAGTATATATCGTATTATTACCGGCTCTTGGTATTACATCTGAAATTATTGCAACAAACTCTCGTAAGCCAATCTTTGGTTACAGAGCGATGATTGCTTCTATATTAGCGATTGCATTCCTTTCAACTATCGTTTGGGGTCACCACATGTTCATCTCGGGTATGAATCCATTCCTTGGATCGGTGTTTACCTTCACAACATTGTTGATTGCAATTCCTTCTGCTGTAAAAGCATTTAACTACATCACGACCTTGTGGAAAGGAAATCTGCAGATGAACCCTGCGATGCTTTTCTCAATCGGATTGGTTTCTACGTTCATTACTGGTGGTTTGACAGGTATCATCCTTGGAGATAGTACTTTGGATATCAACGTTCACGATACGTATTTCGTGGTAGCGCACTTCCACCTGGTAATGGGTATCTCTGCACTTTACGGAATGTTTGCCGGAATCTACCACTGGTTCCCAAGAATGTTCGGTAGAATGCTAAACAAAAACTTAGGTTATATTCACTTCTGGGTAACTGCTATCTGTGCTTACGGAGTATTCTTCCCAATGCACTTTATTGGTATGGCAGGTCTTCCAAGACGTTACTATACAAACACAGCTTTCCCGTTATTTGATGACTTGCAAAACGTAAACGTATTGATTACTGTATTTGCTTTAGTTGGAGGAGCTTTCCAGTTGGTATTCCTTTGGAACTTCTTCGTAAGTATCTTCTACGGAAAGAAAGCAGTTCAAAACCCATGGAGATCCAATACTTTGGAATGGACAGCTCCGGTAGAACACATTCACGGAAACTGGCCTGGAGAACTTCCTGAAGTTCACAGATGGCCATACGATTACAGCAAGCCTGGCTTTGATGATGATTTCGTTCCGCAAACAGTGCCAATGAAAGAAGGCGAAGAAGAACTTCACCATTCATAA
- a CDS encoding four helix bundle protein, whose translation MTSEELKARTKKFSLMVIDVVEKLPNTISGRAIANQIVRSGSSVGANYRAVCRARSDREFISKMSIVIEEADETFFG comes from the coding sequence ATGACCTCGGAAGAATTAAAAGCAAGAACAAAAAAGTTCTCGTTAATGGTAATTGATGTGGTAGAAAAACTGCCAAATACAATTTCAGGAAGGGCAATTGCCAATCAGATAGTTAGAAGTGGTAGTTCGGTAGGAGCAAATTACAGGGCTGTTTGTAGGGCAAGAAGTGACAGGGAATTTATTTCCAAAATGTCAATTGTCATTGAAGAAGCTGATGAAACGTTTTTTGGATAG